The sequence CTAATTGTGATGAGATAGCTCGAGTAAGGGAGTTATAATACAAGCCATTTTCAGCAACATTAGCCATCTCTCGATCGATGTCCACATTATTTCCATCATTGCGCAAGGAAGTGGTTCGATCTGTGACAATCCCTAATGCATCAATTTCAGCCGATATACTGCTTAGGTGTTTAGGGGAGGTCTGCTTCATTTGTAAGACCGAACTCTCTTCACCCAAGGCAGCACCAAGAGCCATTTGAAAATTAACATCTGATCGTTTGAAGTTGGGAGTATCAATATTGGCAACATTATTAGACAGAACTTGTTGCCTCAATGATGAGGCATCAAGTCCAGTCTGCAAAACATTTAGTACGGGTCTGTCTAACCAACCTGCCATGACCTTACCTCCTCAAGGAATTAGCAATCCCCCACATTTTATCTCCGTCCTGAACTAGTCTGGCATTCGCTTGATAAGCCCTTTGAGCCTGAATGAGATCAGTCATAGAGGCTGCAATGTCTACATTTGATTGTTCCAGAGAATGACTTCGAACAACCCCTAAAACCTGATTACCGACCAAAGGGCTTCCCGGTTGTCCAGTCAGCGGTTCGCCAGAGTTTTCTGAGGGAATAAAAAGGTTGTTATCTGCTCTCAGTAAACCCCCGGGATTTTGGAAGCCAACGAGGGTAATTTGACCAAATGTCATAGCCTCCCCGTCAATAACTCCGGTTATCTCCCCGTTCTCAGCTACCACTAATTCAGATGCACCTTCAGGGATCATAATTGCCGGTTGAACCACATTTCCTTGCATATCAGCAAGCTGTCTGTCTGCATCTAGCTGAAATGCTCCTACTCGTGTATAGCTGGTTTCCCCATTCGGATTCTGAACCTGAAAGAAACCCGATCCGTCTATTCCTAAATCCCAGACACGATCGGTATTACTCAAATTTCCTTGTTGAAGGTTTATGCTGCTGGAGCCATAAAGCACTCCAGCACCTACATCGAAGGCAGCGACTGCATTGCCGTTTTGTTGTTCGGGTACAGCATTTCCTGATCGCACCTCGGTGGATAATGCCTCAACAAAAGCCATTTGACTTGCTTTATACCCCTGAGTATTAGCATTTGCTAAGTTGTTTCCGATAGTATCTATCGCAGTTTGCTGGGCCAGAAGTCCAGACATTGCAGTCCCTACTAGGCGCATTAGGCAAACCTCCGTCTCATTAATATCAGTCTAGCTCTTAACGTTTGAGATTTATAAGTTCTTCTAAGAGTGTGTCTGAAACAGTGATTACTCGGGAATTAGCTTGGAAGCCGCGTTGGGTTACAATCATATCTGTAAATTCGGTCGAAAGGTCGACATTAGACATTTCGACAGTATTAGAGACAATACTTGCTCGGCCATCTTCGCCAGCCGCACCAATGCTGGCAGCACCGGAGTTGTTAGAAGTGGAAAAGAAATTACCGCCAATATTCG comes from Desulfosporosinus meridiei DSM 13257 and encodes:
- the flgB gene encoding flagellar basal body rod protein FlgB, whose protein sequence is MAGWLDRPVLNVLQTGLDASSLRQQVLSNNVANIDTPNFKRSDVNFQMALGAALGEESSVLQMKQTSPKHLSSISAEIDALGIVTDRTTSLRNDGNNVDIDREMANVAENGLYYNSLTRAISSQLGLMRMVIKG
- a CDS encoding flagellar hook-basal body protein, producing the protein MRLVGTAMSGLLAQQTAIDTIGNNLANANTQGYKASQMAFVEALSTEVRSGNAVPEQQNGNAVAAFDVGAGVLYGSSSINLQQGNLSNTDRVWDLGIDGSGFFQVQNPNGETSYTRVGAFQLDADRQLADMQGNVVQPAIMIPEGASELVVAENGEITGVIDGEAMTFGQITLVGFQNPGGLLRADNNLFIPSENSGEPLTGQPGSPLVGNQVLGVVRSHSLEQSNVDIAASMTDLIQAQRAYQANARLVQDGDKMWGIANSLRR